GGCCAGCAGGATCAGCAACACCGCCTGCACGACCGCCTGGATCGCGTTCATCACGACCTTGCCGAGCAGCAGCGCGAGCCTGCTCACCGGCGTGACCCGCAGCCGCTCGACCACCCCGGTGCGGTAGTCGGCCAGCAGCGCGAAACCGACGAACGAGCTGCCGAACAGTGCGATCATCACGATCAGCGCCGGGGTGAAGATCTGCCAGGCGTTTCCGGGTGGGAACCCCGGCGTGTTCTGCACCATTTTCTCCATCAGCGGCCCGAACAACACCAGGTACAGCAACGGCTGCATGATCTGGATCATCAGCCAGGTCGGGTTGCGGGTGCTGAGGATCAGGTCCCTGCGGAAGATCAGCCAGCTGTCACGCAACATGGGCGGCCTCCTCGGATTTTCCGGACGCGCTGGAGTCCCCGGCCGGCTGCTCCTCGGCATCGCGCAGCGTGCGGCCGGTCAGGGTGAGGAACACGTCGTCCAGGGTCGGCCGGTGCACCTGCATGGCCGTCATGCCGATCCCGGCGGCGTCCAGCGCCCTGAGCAGTTCCGGCATCGCGGTGTCCCCGCGCGGCACCCGGAACCGCACGCTGTCCTCGCCACGGGTCACCTCGTGCGCGCCGGCGAGCCTGCCGGCGATCTCGGCCGCCGCGGCCACCGACTCCGGTGGCACGCCGATCTCGACCCCGTCGCCGGAGACCCTGGACTTCAGTGAACTCGGGCTGCCCTCCGCGACGATCTCCCCGTTGTCGATCACCAGGATGCGGTCGCACAGCGAGTCGGCCTCGTCCAGGTAGTGGGTGGTCAGGAACAGCGTCACGCCCTGCTCCGCGCGCAGCCGCCGGATGTGTTCCCACAGGTTCGCCCTGCTCTGCGGGTCGAGCCCGGTGGTCGGCTCGTCGAAGAAGACCAGCTTCGGGTCGTGGATCAGCCCGAGCGCGATGTCCAGCCTGCGCCGCTGGCCACCGGAGAGCGTCTTGGTGAGCCGGTGATCCAGATTGGCGAGATCGAGCTGTTCGGTGAGCATGGCGCCGCGCCGGCGCGCTTCGGCCTTGCTCAGCCCGTACAGCATGCCCTGGAGCTCGATCTCCTCGGCCACCTTGTACTCCGGGGCGGTGCCCCCGCCCTGCGCGACGTAACCGATGCGCTTGCGTACCCCCACCGGGTCCCGCAACAGGTCGCAGCCCGCCACCGTGGCCTCGCCCGCGGTCGGGCGCAGCAAGGTGGTGAGCATGCGCAGCGTGGTGGTCTTTCCGGCCCCGTTCGGGCCGAGGAAGCCGACCAGTTCCCCCTCGGCGACATCGAGGTCGACGCCTTTGACCGCATGAACGTCGCCGCCGGTGCGGCCTCTGCGCCAGAACCGCCTGGCGAGGCCGCGTGCCTTGATCATGAGACCCCTCTTTCGTTAGTCAAACTTGACTAGTTGACGGCGACACTCTGCCGCGCCGGTCGTCGGTAGTCAAACTTGATTATTCGGCCGAGCCGGGTTCTCCGAAAGCGATTTCCGCGTCGTCGGCCAGCACGTACTCGCCGGCCTCCAGCCTGCCGATCAGCTCGCGCAGCCAGCCGACCTGCGCGTCCGCAAGGCGTTGCCACAGCCGGTACAGCTCGGCGACATGGTCCGGCGCGCCCCAGCCGACGCCTTCCTCCAGCAGCAGCCGCGCGCTGCGCTCGTGGGCCTCCAGCCGCACCAGTTGCAGGTTCAGCAGGTTGATCAGCTGCTTGCGGGGCAGCGTCGTCATCAGCGTGACCGCGGCCGAAAGGTCCTGCCCGCCCGGTCCCGGTTCGGCGAGGGCCTGCCCCAGCAGTACCTGGAACTCGGTCTCGCCGGTGCCGGTGAGCCGGTAGGCCACCCGTTCCGGTCCCGCCCCGCCCCGCTCGGTCTCCACCTGCTCGAGCAGGCCTTCGGTGGTCATCTTCTTCAGCGCGTGGTAGATCGAGCCAGGGTGGATGCTGGCCCACTTGTCGGCCGACCAGGTCTGCAGCTCACGGCGTACCTGATAGCCGTGTGCCTTGCCGTACATTCGCACGAGGCCGAGCACCAGCAGCCTGGTCGCGGACAAGGATCCTCCCGAGATGAAATACGCGAGACGCCCTCCGTAGGCTAAACACTCATGAGCACCCCCGTGTTGACAGCGGTGGCCTGGCCCTACGCCAACGGCCCCCGGCATATCGGCCATGTCTCCGGTATCGGCGTCCCATCGGACGTGTTCGCGCGGTACCAGCGAATGGCGGGCAACCGGGTGCTGATGATCTCCGGCAGCGATGAGCACGGCACGCCGATCCTGGTGCAGGCCGACAAGGAAGGGCTCACCCCCCGGCAGACGGCGGACAAGTACCACCGGGTGATCGCCGAGGACCTGCGCGGGCTCGGCGTGACCTATGACCTCTACACCCGCACCACCACCGGCAACCACGCGCAGGTGGTGCAGGAGATCTTCCTTGCCCTGTACCGCAACGGCTACGTGGTGCCGAAGACGACCACCGGCGCGATCAGCCCGTCCACCGGCCGGACCCTGCCGGACCGCTACATCGAGGGAACCTGCCCGATCTGCGGCTACGACGGCGCCCGTGGCGACCAGTGCGACAACTGCGGTAACCAGCTCGACGCCGCCGAGCTGATCAATCCGGTGTCCAGGGTGAACGGGGAGAAGCCGAAGTTCATCGAGACCGAGCACCTGTTCCTCGACCTGCCCGCGTTCACCGACTCGCTGGGCAAATGGCTGGCCACCCGGACCGGCTGGCGGTCCAACGTCCTGAACTTCACCCGGAACCTGGTGGACGACATGCGTCCCCGGCCGATCACCCGCGACCTGGACTGGGGCGTGAAGATCCCGCTGGACGGCTGGCGGGACGAGCCGTTGAAGCGGTTCTACGTCTGGTTCGACGCGGTGATCGGCTACTTCTCGGCCAGCGTCGAATGGGCCCGCCGCAGCGGGGAGCCGGACGCCTGGCGGCAGTGGTGGAACGACCCGGAAGCCGAGCTCGTGTACTTCATGGGCAAGGACAACATCACCTTCCACGCCCAGATCTGGCCCGCGCTGCTGCTCGGGCACAACGGGCAGGGGGACAAGGGTGGCGAGCCCGGCCCGTACGGCACGCTGAACCTGCCGACCGAGATCGCCTCCAGCGAGTTCCTCACCATGAGCGGTTCGAAGTTCTCCACCTCCCGCGGGACTGTCATCTACCTGCACGACTTCCTGCGCGAGTTCGGGCCGGACACCCTGCGGTACTTCATCTCGGCGGCAGGCCCCGAGACCCAGGACGTGGACTTCACCTGGGACGAGTTCACCCGCCGGATCAACTTCGAGCTGGCCAACGAGTGGGGCAACCTGGTCAACCGGTCCATCTCGATGGCGCACAAGAACAACGGGGCGGTGCCGAGGCCGCAGGCCCCGCGGGCCGCCGACGAGGAGCTGAAGGCGCTGTCCCGGCAGGCCTTCGACACCGTGGGCGAGAACCTGCGCCGTTCCCGGTTCCGGGCCGGGATCGGCGAGGCCATGCGGGTGGTGTCCGCGGCCAACAAGTACCTCTCCGAACAGGAGCCGTGGAAGCTGAAGGAGGACCCCGAGCGCAGGGACACCGTGCTGCACACCGCGCTGCAGGTGGTCTCGGACGCCAACACGCTGCTCACGCCGTTCCTGCCGCATTCGGCACAGAAGGTGCACGAGGCGATGGGCGGCACCGGGGTGTGGGCGGCCCAGCCGGAGCTGACCGAGGCCGAGGACCTGGACGTCCCCGGCCGGATCAACCCGATCCTCACCGGTGACTACGCGGCCGAGCAGGCGCGCTGGGAGTCGGTGCCGGTCGAGGTCGGCAGGCCGCTGGCCAAGCCGAGCCCGCTGTTCGCCAAGCTGGACCCGAAACTGGCCGAGACCGGACCGGAGTGGGCACCCATTGTCCAAGCGTGAACAGTCCAAGCGGGAACTGCCGCCGATCCCGGAGCCGCTTCCGGTGCCCGCCGTCGACTCGCACACCCATCTGGACGCCTGCGGGGCGGAGAACGCCGCCGAGGTCGCCGCGATGGCCGACCGGGCCGAACGGGCCGGGATCGCCAGGATGGTGACCGTGGCCGACGATCTCGCCGCCGCCCGCTGGGCCGCGCAGGCGTCCACATGGGACAGCAGGATTTTCGCCGCCGTGGCGATACATCCCACGCGCACCAAGGATTTCGGCGAGGACGAGAAATCCGAAGTGGAGCGTCTGGTCCAGGAGGATCGAGTGGTCGCGGTCGGCGAGACCGGCCTGGACTACTACTGGGACTACTCGCCGCCCGCGGCGCAGCAGGAGGCCTTCCGCTGGCATATCGACCTCGCCAAGCGGGTGGGCAAGCCGCTGATGATCCACGACCGGGATGCGCACGAGGACGTGCTGCGCATCCTGGACGAGGAGGGCGCACCCGATACGGTGATCTTCCACTGCTTCTCCGGGGACACCGGGATGGCCAGGCGGTGCGTGCAGGCGGGCTGGGTCCTTTCCTTCGCTGGCACCGTGACCTTCCGCAACGCGCGGGAGCTGCACGAGGTGGCCAAGCTGGTTCCGGCCGAGCAGTTCCTGGTGGAGACCGATGCGCCGTATCTCACCCCGCACCCGTTCCGGGGCAGGCCGGGGGAGCCGTACTGCGCCGCCTACACCGTGCGGGGCCTCGCCGAGCTGCGGAAACAGCCCGTCGAGGAGGTTGCCGCCGCGGCGAGCGCCAATGCCGATCGCGTGTTCCGCCTGCGCACAGTTACGGCGGGTTGAACACGTTGCGACATTCGAGCGAAGGCAAGCGGCAAGCCGGTGATGTGACGAGCGTCACGAGATTCCGGGGGGTGTTTGCGCAACCCGGCAGGCTTCGTTACTGTCCCGTGATCGTGCCGGTTGGTAGCTCAGCGTGGAGCTTCGGCAGGTACGCCCACAGTCACGTCAGTGCACGTCGGGGAACGCGGCACCGGGTTCGTCCCGGGTCGCTGGGGATGGCGCTGACTGCGGGAGCCGGACACAACGGCACGCTCGACGAGCGGGCCGAGAGGAAGGCAGTAGCTCACCCGGGCTCATTGGGCCTTTGGGCTTTTTCGCGAAAGGGATCGACCCTGTGACTGGTAGATACGGGCACGCTGGTGCGGGCTCTGGGGGCCTCGCGACGCTGGAGCGCCCGGACGGTGACGACTCCGGCGACTTCGACTACTTCGGCTACTCGCCGGAGCCCAACATCACCCCACAGGATGTGTTCGCCGCACTCGGGCCGGACGCCGACGACCTGATGGCCGAGGCCTCGGTCGACGTGGACGAGCTGATCCGGCTGGTCAACGCCGAGACCACCATGCTGCCGCCGATCGTCATTCCGGACGAGGCCAGCGAGGACCGGGTCGGCAAGACGGGTAAGAAAGCCAAGGCCAAGACCAAGACCGAGGAAGCAGCGGACGACCTCGAGGACGGCCTGGTCGCGGCCACCAAGAGCTGGAAGAAACGCTTCCTCAAGGGCACCATCCTCGCCGTCCTGATCACGCTGACCGGCGGTGGCGCCGCCGCGCTCGCGATGAACAAGAACGTCACCGTCAACGTCGACGGTGAGAACCAGACCGTGCGCAGCTTCGGCGACACGGTCGGCGAGGTGCTGGACGACGCCGGTCTCTCGGTCGGGGCGCACGACGCGCTCTCGCCCTCCCCACAGACCCAGGTCGGCGACGGTGGGGTCATCAAGCTGGAGCGGGGACGCAAGCTCAACGTCGTCGTGGACGGCACCGAGCGCGAGTCCTGGGTGCGCGCGACCACCGTCGGCGAGGCGCTGCAGCAGCTGGAGCTGTCCCATGTGCTGCGGGGCGGCAACGCCTGGATGTCGGCGCCCGCGGACGGCGAGGTCCCGCTCGAGGGGATGACCCTCGAGGTCAAGACGCTGAAGAACATCACCCTCTACGACGGCGGTAACGAGCCTCGCGAGCTGACCACGCACGCGGTCACCACCAAGGAGCTGCTCGGCGAGCTGCAGCTGACCCTCGGCCCGGAGGACGAGGCCGAGGGCGGCCTCGACTACAAGCTGCTGGACGGTGCCGAGGTGCACATCAGCCGTACCGGCGTCTCGGTGGTGAACGAGACCGAGACGATCGAGCCGGAAGTCCAGAAGATCAACGACTCGACCATGGAGAAGGGCACCGAGAAGGTCGAGGAAGAGGGCGAAGCGGGCGAGAAGATCGTCACCTACCGGGTGACGAAGAAGAACGACAAGGAAGTCGCCCGCGAGGAGCTCTCCACCAAGATCGTCAAGGAGGCCAAGCCCAAGGTCGTCCGGGTCGGCACCAAGGAGCCGGAGGTTCCGCCGGTGACCGGCGGCGCGGTATGGGACCGGCTGGCGGAGTGTGAGTCCGGCGGCAACTGGTCCATCAACACCGGGAACGGCTACTACGGCGGCCTGCAGTTCAACAAGGGCACCTGGGACGCCTACGGGGGCAGCCAGTACGCCGCCTACCCGCACCAGGCGAGCCGGGAGCAGCAGATCGCCATCGCCACCAAGCTGCGCGACGCGCGTGGCGGGTACGGTGCCTGGCCGTCCTGCTCGAGCAAGCTGGGCCTCCCGCGCTGAGCCTGCTGCGCCAGGTCCTAAGCTTGGCCGGTGGCTGAGTCGTCGGAAACCCTCCTGCTCGGGCCGTCCGAGATCCGGGGGCTGGCCGGCGAGCTGCACATCCGCCCGACCAAGAAGCTCGGGCAGAACTTCGTGCACGACCCGAACACCGTGCGCCGGATCGTCGAGCTCGCCGGGGTCGGCGCCGCGGATGTGGTGCTGGAGGTCGGTCCCGGGCTCGGTTCGCTGACCCTCGGCCTGCTCGATACCGGGGCGCGGGTGGCCGCCGTTGAGGTGGATCCGGTGCTGGCCGCCCGGCTGCCGGAGACCGTGCGGCGGCACGCGCCAGGGGTGTCCGGGCAGCTGACCGTGCTTCCCGCCGACGCGCTGCGACTGGCCGCAGCCGACTTGCCCGAGCCGCCCTCGGCACTGGTGGCCAACCTGCCCTACAACGTGGCCGTGCCCGTGGTGCTGCATCTGCTGGCCGAGCTGCCCTCGCTGGACCGCGGGCTGGTGATGGTGCAGACCGAGGTGGCCGACCGGATGGCGGCGGGCCCCGGCAGCAGGGTCTACGGGGTGCCGAGCGTGAAGCTGGCCTGGTACGGGCGGGCACGGAAGGTGGCAGCCGTGCCGCGGTCGGTGTTCTGGCCGGTGCCCAATGTCGACTCCGCCCTGGTGGCCTTCGAACGGTCCACGCCTCCTGCCGGGGCGGACCGGGGCACCGTGTTCGCCGCCATCGACGCCGCCTTCGCCCAGCGGCGCAAGACCCTCCGCGCCGCGCTGGCCGGCTGGGCCGGCTCGGCGGCTCGCGCCGAGGCCCTGCTCACCGCCGCCGCCATCGACCCGCGCACCCGCGGCGAGCAGCTCACCATCCACGACTTCGCCCGCCTCGCCGCTGTGGGGCGGGTGTGATGTCGGTCAAGAGGCTTGCGTTGCCGGGGGCTTTTCCGGTCTACTTTTAGCGGTATCCATCCCGAGCGGCTGAGAGACCTGGATCGCAGATGCCGCAGCAACCACCCGGAGGCGGGCAGGTGCTACAGCCAGGACCGATGGAGGAATCCGTGTACAGGTCCCGAATGCTCACCCGGCGCCGAGTAGTCGACGAGTGCCGTCGCACGGTCAGTGCGTGTCGTCGCCAGACCGCCTTCGCCTGATTCCGTTTCCCGTACTTCTGCCGCACCGCGCACAGCAAGCGGTGCACCCCGGTGACGGTGGCGCGCCGGACACGGCCGCGCCCGTGTGCTTTGGAGCATCGTGATCACAGTCGAAAACCTCAGTAAGTCCTTCCGCAGCGATCGCGCCGCCGTGGTGGCGTTGCGCGATGTCAGCCTCGAGATCGGTGCGGGTTCCCTCTACGGCGTCCTCGGCCCCGCGGGCGCGGGCAAGTCCACCCTCGCGCGGTGCGTGGCACTGCAGGAGCGGCCGGATCGCGGCACGGTCCGGCTGGACGGGCTGAATACCGGAACCCTGGACGGGCGACGGTTACGCGAGTTACGCCGACAGGTCGGGGTGGTGGACACCCAGGCCGGGTTGCACGCCGAGCGCACCGTGGCCGGGAACGTCGCCGCGCCGCTGGAGCGGCTCAGGGTGGACGGCCCCGGGCGGCGGGACCGGGTGGGCAAGCTGCTGGACCTCGCCGGGCTCACCCGGCGGGCCACGCAGAGCCCCGGTGAGCTTTCGGTCGGCCAGCGCAGGCGCACCGAGATCGCCAGGGCATTGGTCACCGGACCTTCCGTGCTGCTCGCCGACGACCCGACCGCGGGGGTCGACACCGAGGAGTCCGCCGCCGTGCTGACCGTGCTGGACCGGGCCCGTGCCGAGCTCGGCGTCACCGTGGTGCTCACCACCCCGGACGGGAACGTGGCCCGCCGGGTGTGCGAGGACGTCGCGTTGCTGGACCAGGGGGCGCTGGTGGAAAGCGGCAACCTGCTCGGCCTGCTTTCCGATCCGGGCAGCAGGGCCGCGCGTCAGCTGCTGCCCGCGATCGAGACGAGCCCGGCGCAGGCCGCGGCCTACGACCGGGTGGTGGACGTGGTGCTGGTGGGCTTCGCCGCCGTGGGCGCCCTGCTGCCGGAGGCCGCGGGCCGGTTCGGCACCGAGTTCGCCACCATCGGCGGTGGGCTCACCAGGGTCGGCGACACCCCCGTCGCCCGGTTCCGGCTCGGCCTGCGCGGGGACCAGGCCGATGCGGCACTGTCCTGGATCGCCGAGCGGGGCGCGCACGTCAGCCACGCGGCGCGCGGCCTGCAGGGCGTCGCGGCCTGAGGCTCCAGGGGAACCTGGTCACCAGCCGTTGCGTAGGAAGCTGCGTTCGCTGAAGTCCTCGTCGTCGTGGTCCTCGGCTTCGGTGGTGGGCCGGGTCCCCCGAGCTGCGCCTTCCCCGGCCGGTGCTGCCCCGGCCCGTGCTTCCTCGGCCTGTGCTTCCTCGGCCTCGGCCTCCGCCATGCCGCGGGCGATGCCGGGGCCACTGGCGGCGAACAGCTCCCGCACCTCGGGGGCGGCCTCGGCGCGGCCCATGGCCACGTCCGTCCAGGTGGCGCGGCCTTCCTCGACCGCACGCGCCACCGCTTTCAGCTTCTCCGGCGCGTCCTCCCGCCGGGCCGCCTCGGCGAGCTGCTCGGGGTCGACCGCGGGTGTGTCCGGGACCTCCATCTGCTCGACCCGGATTCGCTGCGTGCGGAAGTCGGCGAGCGCGGACTCGAAGGAGTTCAGCGCCGACCGCATGTGTGGTGGAACGTAGTCAGGCACTGGGCCTCCTCGGGTCGGGGCCGACACTGTAGTCCTCCTCGGGCACCTCACTCAGCGCGTCGGCGTCGGAGAGCGCGGCCAGGTCCGCTGTGATGCTCACCCCGGTCTGCACCTGCTCGACCTTGTCCATGATCGGGGCCATCTTCTCCTCGACCTTCCCTTCGACGAACCCCATCGGGTCCTGCGCGGCCTCGACCACGGTCCGGACCTGCTCGATCACAGTGTTCAGCGAGTCGATGAGAGCCTTGGCCTCGTTGATGATGTCGATGGCCGCGCGCACCGCGTCGATGATCTTGATCCAGCCGTAGCCCGGGACCCACGAGGACGCCGCGGCCTGCGCGATCTTGTCCACCGCT
The sequence above is drawn from the Amycolatopsis aidingensis genome and encodes:
- the rsmA gene encoding 16S rRNA (adenine(1518)-N(6)/adenine(1519)-N(6))-dimethyltransferase RsmA, yielding MAESSETLLLGPSEIRGLAGELHIRPTKKLGQNFVHDPNTVRRIVELAGVGAADVVLEVGPGLGSLTLGLLDTGARVAAVEVDPVLAARLPETVRRHAPGVSGQLTVLPADALRLAAADLPEPPSALVANLPYNVAVPVVLHLLAELPSLDRGLVMVQTEVADRMAAGPGSRVYGVPSVKLAWYGRARKVAAVPRSVFWPVPNVDSALVAFERSTPPAGADRGTVFAAIDAAFAQRRKTLRAALAGWAGSAARAEALLTAAAIDPRTRGEQLTIHDFARLAAVGRV
- the metG gene encoding methionine--tRNA ligase, with translation MSTPVLTAVAWPYANGPRHIGHVSGIGVPSDVFARYQRMAGNRVLMISGSDEHGTPILVQADKEGLTPRQTADKYHRVIAEDLRGLGVTYDLYTRTTTGNHAQVVQEIFLALYRNGYVVPKTTTGAISPSTGRTLPDRYIEGTCPICGYDGARGDQCDNCGNQLDAAELINPVSRVNGEKPKFIETEHLFLDLPAFTDSLGKWLATRTGWRSNVLNFTRNLVDDMRPRPITRDLDWGVKIPLDGWRDEPLKRFYVWFDAVIGYFSASVEWARRSGEPDAWRQWWNDPEAELVYFMGKDNITFHAQIWPALLLGHNGQGDKGGEPGPYGTLNLPTEIASSEFLTMSGSKFSTSRGTVIYLHDFLREFGPDTLRYFISAAGPETQDVDFTWDEFTRRINFELANEWGNLVNRSISMAHKNNGAVPRPQAPRAADEELKALSRQAFDTVGENLRRSRFRAGIGEAMRVVSAANKYLSEQEPWKLKEDPERRDTVLHTALQVVSDANTLLTPFLPHSAQKVHEAMGGTGVWAAQPELTEAEDLDVPGRINPILTGDYAAEQARWESVPVEVGRPLAKPSPLFAKLDPKLAETGPEWAPIVQA
- a CDS encoding TatD family hydrolase, whose translation is MSKREQSKRELPPIPEPLPVPAVDSHTHLDACGAENAAEVAAMADRAERAGIARMVTVADDLAAARWAAQASTWDSRIFAAVAIHPTRTKDFGEDEKSEVERLVQEDRVVAVGETGLDYYWDYSPPAAQQEAFRWHIDLAKRVGKPLMIHDRDAHEDVLRILDEEGAPDTVIFHCFSGDTGMARRCVQAGWVLSFAGTVTFRNARELHEVAKLVPAEQFLVETDAPYLTPHPFRGRPGEPYCAAYTVRGLAELRKQPVEEVAAAASANADRVFRLRTVTAG
- a CDS encoding transglycosylase family protein, with protein sequence MTGRYGHAGAGSGGLATLERPDGDDSGDFDYFGYSPEPNITPQDVFAALGPDADDLMAEASVDVDELIRLVNAETTMLPPIVIPDEASEDRVGKTGKKAKAKTKTEEAADDLEDGLVAATKSWKKRFLKGTILAVLITLTGGGAAALAMNKNVTVNVDGENQTVRSFGDTVGEVLDDAGLSVGAHDALSPSPQTQVGDGGVIKLERGRKLNVVVDGTERESWVRATTVGEALQQLELSHVLRGGNAWMSAPADGEVPLEGMTLEVKTLKNITLYDGGNEPRELTTHAVTTKELLGELQLTLGPEDEAEGGLDYKLLDGAEVHISRTGVSVVNETETIEPEVQKINDSTMEKGTEKVEEEGEAGEKIVTYRVTKKNDKEVAREELSTKIVKEAKPKVVRVGTKEPEVPPVTGGAVWDRLAECESGGNWSINTGNGYYGGLQFNKGTWDAYGGSQYAAYPHQASREQQIAIATKLRDARGGYGAWPSCSSKLGLPR
- a CDS encoding ATP-binding cassette domain-containing protein, with protein sequence MIKARGLARRFWRRGRTGGDVHAVKGVDLDVAEGELVGFLGPNGAGKTTTLRMLTTLLRPTAGEATVAGCDLLRDPVGVRKRIGYVAQGGGTAPEYKVAEEIELQGMLYGLSKAEARRRGAMLTEQLDLANLDHRLTKTLSGGQRRRLDIALGLIHDPKLVFFDEPTTGLDPQSRANLWEHIRRLRAEQGVTLFLTTHYLDEADSLCDRILVIDNGEIVAEGSPSSLKSRVSGDGVEIGVPPESVAAAAEIAGRLAGAHEVTRGEDSVRFRVPRGDTAMPELLRALDAAGIGMTAMQVHRPTLDDVFLTLTGRTLRDAEEQPAGDSSASGKSEEAAHVA
- a CDS encoding methionine ABC transporter ATP-binding protein, producing the protein MITVENLSKSFRSDRAAVVALRDVSLEIGAGSLYGVLGPAGAGKSTLARCVALQERPDRGTVRLDGLNTGTLDGRRLRELRRQVGVVDTQAGLHAERTVAGNVAAPLERLRVDGPGRRDRVGKLLDLAGLTRRATQSPGELSVGQRRRTEIARALVTGPSVLLADDPTAGVDTEESAAVLTVLDRARAELGVTVVLTTPDGNVARRVCEDVALLDQGALVESGNLLGLLSDPGSRAARQLLPAIETSPAQAAAYDRVVDVVLVGFAAVGALLPEAAGRFGTEFATIGGGLTRVGDTPVARFRLGLRGDQADAALSWIAERGAHVSHAARGLQGVAA
- a CDS encoding PadR family transcriptional regulator; the encoded protein is MSATRLLVLGLVRMYGKAHGYQVRRELQTWSADKWASIHPGSIYHALKKMTTEGLLEQVETERGGAGPERVAYRLTGTGETEFQVLLGQALAEPGPGGQDLSAAVTLMTTLPRKQLINLLNLQLVRLEAHERSARLLLEEGVGWGAPDHVAELYRLWQRLADAQVGWLRELIGRLEAGEYVLADDAEIAFGEPGSAE